The Promicromonospora sukumoe genome includes the window CCCAGACGGCGGTCTCCGGGTCGACGCCGTGCTCCCGGGCGTTCGCGTCGATGACGTCGCGGAGCCAGGCGGTCAGGCCCGGCGCCAGGCCGTCGTAGAACGACCGGAACCCGGGGTCGGCGACGTACGACCGGCCGAGGCACACCTGCATCGAGCGGGTGCAGTCGAAGTAGGTGCCGATCGACGCTCGATGCCGCTCGGCCAGGTCGTTCGCCTCCGCGCTGCCCGGCCGCACACCCGCACGACAGGCCGCGGCCAGGTCGGCGTGGAGCGCCTCGACGGCTGCCGTGATCCGGCGCCAGTCCTCGGGCCCGCGCTCTGCCGCGCGCTCGGCGTACTGCGCCCACTGCTCGCCGTCGCCCCACCGGTCCCGCGCCTGCGCCGTCCACTCCGGCCGCCACTGCTCCCCGAAGATCGCCACCTGGTCCTCGGGGGAGAGCAGGACGCCGGACCGGCGCGCCTCGATCATCCGGTCCAGCGCCTCCGCGGACTGCTCCAGCCGCTGGATCTGCTCCCGCACCTGGTCCCGCTGCCGGCACAGGGACTCCTCGGCGTCGTCGGCCGCCGCGCCCAGCAGGTCCGCGATCTCGCCGAGCGGCACGCCCAGCTCGCGGTAGAGGCGCACCCGGTGCAGCCGGGCGACGTCGGCGGAGTCGTAGAGCCGGTGTCCGCCGGACGTGCGCTGCGACGGGCGGGCCAGCCCCACCTGGTCCCAGTGGTGCAGCGTCCGGACGGTGACGCCCACGACGGACGCGGCGCCGCCGACGGTCAGACCGTCCGGCGGCACCGCGTCGGTCGTGCTCGGATGTGTCATCCGGATCAGTCTCGCAGCCGGGTCACGCCCCGGGCCCCTCGATCCCGATGTCCCGCAGGTGCTGGGCCTCGGGGCTCTCGGGGTCGTACGGCCGGGCCGCGGTCATCACCACCCGCGCGTTCTCGGGCGTGATCACCTCGAGCTCGACCGAGCCCCAGGGCATCGTCCGAGGACCCGTGGTACTGCCCGGAAGGGCCGCCTCGCAGGCCGCCGCGATCTCGTCGACCTGACCGAGCACGCAGGAGAAGCTCACGCTCAGGGCCGGCGCCTCGGCGGGGCGGCCCGCCGGCACCAGCAGGATGTCCTGGAACATCCAGCGGCGCAGGTGAACCACCTGGCCGGGGGCGGAGAAGAGCGCGAAGAAGCCGAGCCCGCGGACCCAGAAGTCCGTGGACGCGGCCAGGTCGGAGGTGGGCACGGAGACGAACATCGGCATCCCGTAGATGCCGTGGAACGGCTCCGGCGCGACGGTGTCCGGGCCGGGGGCGGGGACGGGGCTGACCTCGAAGGCGGGGTAGGTGTCTGTCATGCGGCCAGACTCGGCCCTCACGCGACGTGAGGTTCAAGTCGGGCCCGGAACCCGTGCCCGAGACCCGCTCCCGCTACCGCGTGGGCTGCAGCTCGGCGGCCCGCTCCCGGGCCGCCGCCTCGCGCTCGGCGGGCTCGGCCAGGTGGCCCGTCCGCTTGAGCCACCACTCGGCGACCAGCGTGGTCAGCGGCGGCACCGACGAGGCCAGCGCCACGAGCGTCCGGAACCAGCCCCACCGCAGCCGCACGCCCACGACCAGCGTGACCACGACGAAGAGCACGAACGCCCCGCCGTGCAGGCGGCCGAACAGCCACACCCCGGCCTCCGTGGTCTCCGTGACGTACTTGAGGAACATCCCGACCAGCAGTCCGGCCCAGGTGAACGCCTCGATCCAGGCGACGACGGCGAACAGGCGGCCCAGACGGGACATCGGGGGCATGCGGGGTTCCTTCCGGAGGTGGGTCGGGTGTGCGCCCAGTCTGCCCGACGCCGGACGGTGCCCCTCAGCCCGGCTGCCGCAGGCGGGACCGCACGGCGACGCCCGCGCAGGCGATCACGGCCGCGCCGCCGAGCACCGTCGGCCAGCCGACCTGCTCGTGCAGGAGCAGCGCGGCCCAGGCGATGCCCAGCACGGGCTGGACCAGCTGCACCTGGCTGACCTGCGCCATCGGGCCGATCGCGAGCCCGCGGTACCAGGCCACGAAGCCCAGGAACATGCTCACCGCCCCGAGATACCCGAACAGCGCCCAGTCCAGCGGGGTGCCCGACGGCGGCTGCCGCACCACCGAGACCGCTGTGAGCAGCGCCATCGGCACCGCGGCGAGCACGAGCGCCCACGAGATCGTCTGCCAGGCACCGAGCTCGCGGGCGAGCAGCCCGCCCTCCGCGTAGCCGAAGCCGCACGCGAGCACGGCGGCGAGCAGCAGCAGGTCCGACCCGTGCAGTCCGGCGGACCCGCCGCCCTGGACCGAGGCGAAGGTGATCGCGGCGACCGCGCCCAGCGCCGCCATCACCCAGAACGACGCGCGGGGACGCTCGTGCCCGCGGAGCACCACGAGGACCGCGGTCACCGCGGGCAGCAGCGCGACGACGACGGCGGCGTGGCCGGCCGGCGCGGTGATGAGCGCGAACGACGTCAGCACCGGGAAGCCGACCACCACGCCGCCCGCGACGACCGCGAGCCGCGCCCACTGCGCGCCGCGGGGCCGACGCTGCCGGGTGATCGCGAGGGCCGCGGAGGCCAGCACCGCGGCGACGACCGCCCGGCCGCACGACACGAACAGCGGCGACATGGCACCCCCGCCGACGACCACGCGGGTGAACGGAAGGGTGAACGAGAAGGCCACGACGCCGAGGAGCCCCCACCAGAGGCCGGCGCGGGAGACCGATAGCGGGCGGCGTGTAAGGAGAGTAGCGCTACTGTTGGTTGTCATGTATGACGATAGCAGCGGCAGGATCGTCGCCGGCCTCCAGGAGTGGATCGCGGACGCCGCCCCCGGTGCG containing:
- a CDS encoding DMT family transporter; the protein is MTTNSSATLLTRRPLSVSRAGLWWGLLGVVAFSFTLPFTRVVVGGGAMSPLFVSCGRAVVAAVLASAALAITRQRRPRGAQWARLAVVAGGVVVGFPVLTSFALITAPAGHAAVVVALLPAVTAVLVVLRGHERPRASFWVMAALGAVAAITFASVQGGGSAGLHGSDLLLLAAVLACGFGYAEGGLLARELGAWQTISWALVLAAVPMALLTAVSVVRQPPSGTPLDWALFGYLGAVSMFLGFVAWYRGLAIGPMAQVSQVQLVQPVLGIAWAALLLHEQVGWPTVLGGAAVIACAGVAVRSRLRQPG
- a CDS encoding DUF3817 domain-containing protein; translation: MPPMSRLGRLFAVVAWIEAFTWAGLLVGMFLKYVTETTEAGVWLFGRLHGGAFVLFVVVTLVVGVRLRWGWFRTLVALASSVPPLTTLVAEWWLKRTGHLAEPAEREAAARERAAELQPTR
- a CDS encoding VOC family protein; its protein translation is MTDTYPAFEVSPVPAPGPDTVAPEPFHGIYGMPMFVSVPTSDLAASTDFWVRGLGFFALFSAPGQVVHLRRWMFQDILLVPAGRPAEAPALSVSFSCVLGQVDEIAAACEAALPGSTTGPRTMPWGSVELEVITPENARVVMTAARPYDPESPEAQHLRDIGIEGPGA
- a CDS encoding MerR family transcriptional regulator, coding for MTHPSTTDAVPPDGLTVGGAASVVGVTVRTLHHWDQVGLARPSQRTSGGHRLYDSADVARLHRVRLYRELGVPLGEIADLLGAAADDAEESLCRQRDQVREQIQRLEQSAEALDRMIEARRSGVLLSPEDQVAIFGEQWRPEWTAQARDRWGDGEQWAQYAERAAERGPEDWRRITAAVEALHADLAAACRAGVRPGSAEANDLAERHRASIGTYFDCTRSMQVCLGRSYVADPGFRSFYDGLAPGLTAWLRDVIDANAREHGVDPETAVWA